The proteins below come from a single uncultured Carboxylicivirga sp. genomic window:
- a CDS encoding Tex family protein has protein sequence MQNLFVDIISKELNLAARGVANVLTLLDEGATIPFISRYRKEMTGSMDEVEVGSVKERYEKLQEIEKRKESILKSMDEQGVLTDELKAKIKATYNLTELEDIYLPYKPKRKTRAVKAREKGLEPLAKIIMKQHENNVEGRAAAFVNAEVSDVDEALQGARDIIAEWINEHKVGREIVRSVFEKEAVITSKLVKGKEEEAAKYKDYFDWSEPLKKCPSHRYLAMRRGEKEGFLKLTISPDPESAMERLDRFFVKGDTDSAAHVQDAVTDAYKRLLAPSIETEFSNLFKEKSDEEAIKVFADNLRQLLLASPLGQKRVLALDPGYRTGCKVVCLDQYGDLLENATVYPHPPQNDYKKSSDTITKLVAKHNIEAIAIGNGTASRETEAFAKGLSFAQKVDVYVVSEDGASVYSAGKVAREEFPDYDVTVRGAVSIGRRLMDPLAELVKIDPKSIGVGQYQHDVDQPQLKKSLDTVVESCVNSVGVNLNTASKHLLTYVSGLGPQLAQNIVDYRSSNGAFTSRDELKKVTRLGAKAYEQSAGFLRISEAKNPLDNTAVHPESYKLVKEMAKDLNCQVVDLIKDKELRKKVDLKRYVNDKVGLPTLNDIMQELGKPGRDPRETIKTFSFAEGIYSIDDLHEGMELPGLVTNITNFGAFVDVGVKQDGLVHISQLANQFVSDPNQVVKLQQQVRVRVLEVDHQRKRIQLSMKGLN, from the coding sequence ATGCAAAATTTATTTGTTGACATCATATCCAAAGAATTAAACCTGGCTGCCCGAGGAGTGGCCAACGTTTTAACTTTGCTCGATGAAGGAGCAACCATACCTTTTATCAGTCGTTACCGAAAGGAAATGACGGGGAGTATGGATGAGGTTGAGGTAGGTTCGGTAAAAGAACGTTACGAAAAGCTTCAGGAAATTGAAAAGCGCAAGGAATCCATTTTGAAGTCGATGGATGAACAAGGTGTGTTAACAGATGAGTTGAAGGCCAAAATAAAAGCAACTTATAACCTTACTGAGCTTGAGGATATTTACCTTCCGTATAAGCCTAAGCGTAAAACACGTGCGGTTAAGGCCCGCGAAAAAGGATTAGAGCCATTGGCTAAAATCATTATGAAGCAGCATGAGAACAATGTGGAAGGTAGAGCTGCAGCCTTTGTAAATGCCGAAGTTTCTGATGTTGATGAAGCATTGCAAGGTGCCCGCGATATTATTGCTGAATGGATTAATGAGCATAAGGTTGGCCGTGAGATTGTACGATCAGTTTTTGAAAAAGAAGCGGTGATCACATCTAAATTAGTGAAGGGAAAAGAGGAAGAAGCGGCCAAGTATAAGGATTACTTCGATTGGTCGGAGCCTTTGAAAAAATGTCCATCTCACCGATATTTAGCTATGCGTCGAGGCGAGAAAGAAGGCTTTTTAAAGTTGACTATTTCGCCCGATCCGGAATCGGCTATGGAACGACTAGATCGCTTTTTTGTGAAAGGAGATACTGATTCGGCTGCTCATGTGCAGGATGCGGTAACTGATGCTTACAAACGATTATTGGCTCCATCTATCGAAACTGAATTCTCTAATCTGTTTAAAGAAAAATCAGATGAAGAAGCGATAAAAGTATTTGCAGATAACCTACGTCAGCTATTGTTGGCTTCGCCACTTGGTCAAAAGCGGGTTTTGGCGCTTGATCCAGGTTATCGTACCGGATGTAAGGTGGTTTGCCTGGATCAGTATGGTGATTTGTTAGAGAATGCCACAGTTTATCCTCACCCTCCTCAAAACGATTATAAGAAATCGAGCGACACGATTACAAAGCTGGTTGCCAAGCATAATATTGAAGCCATTGCCATTGGTAACGGAACAGCATCGCGCGAAACAGAGGCTTTTGCCAAAGGTTTGTCGTTTGCTCAAAAGGTGGATGTTTACGTGGTTAGCGAAGACGGAGCATCGGTATATTCAGCCGGAAAAGTGGCTCGAGAAGAGTTTCCTGATTATGATGTGACGGTTCGTGGTGCTGTGTCTATTGGTCGTAGATTAATGGATCCATTGGCAGAGTTGGTAAAGATCGATCCAAAATCAATTGGAGTAGGTCAGTATCAACATGATGTTGATCAACCGCAATTGAAGAAATCGTTGGATACAGTTGTGGAATCGTGTGTAAACTCGGTTGGGGTAAATCTAAATACAGCCAGTAAACATTTACTTACCTATGTATCGGGATTAGGACCTCAGTTAGCGCAAAATATTGTGGATTATCGTTCCTCGAACGGTGCTTTTACTTCGCGCGATGAACTGAAAAAAGTTACACGTTTGGGAGCCAAGGCTTATGAGCAAAGTGCTGGATTCTTGCGTATTTCCGAAGCTAAAAATCCATTGGACAATACAGCTGTTCATCCCGAATCGTATAAGCTGGTAAAAGAAATGGCTAAGGATTTAAATTGTCAGGTAGTCGATTTGATAAAAGATAAGGAACTGCGTAAAAAAGTGGATTTAAAACGATATGTCAATGATAAGGTGGGGTTACCTACCCTTAATGATATAATGCAAGAGTTGGGTAAACCGGGACGAGATCCTCGTGAAACTATCAAAACATTTTCGTTTGCCGAAGGTATTTACTCAATTGATGATTTGCACGAAGGAATGGAATTGCCTGGTTTGGTAACCAATATTACCAATTTTGGTGCTTTTGTTGATGTGGGTGTTAAACAAGATGGATTGGTTCATATTTCACAACTTGCCAATCAATTTGTGAGCGATCCTAATCAGGTAGTTAAGTTACAGCAACAGGTGCGCGTGCGAGTTTTGGAAGTTGATCATCAACGGAAAAGAATTCAGCTTTCGATGAAAGGTTTAAACTAA
- a CDS encoding DUF5063 domain-containing protein → MEEALKHVVYSKNVIEFVTVSKEFCEFLENSDQYPRREFVTIATRIIPLLYLKASVLPRVDSELEDELEKTVDEMTYAHILNNLEMKLGRFNDYLEVFNQDMQRSDTPVIAYIAEDLTDMYQDLKDFISSYRIGMTEIMNDALSEVQSNFELYWGQRAVNTLRALHAILFGEDDLDEEDGEEEVREERKKDTWYDRFQQEWTDEDEELR, encoded by the coding sequence ATGGAAGAGGCATTAAAACATGTAGTTTATTCAAAAAATGTGATTGAATTTGTAACGGTTTCCAAAGAATTCTGTGAGTTTTTGGAAAACTCAGATCAATACCCTCGACGAGAATTTGTAACTATTGCTACTCGCATTATTCCGCTTCTCTATTTAAAAGCCAGTGTTTTACCAAGAGTTGATTCTGAGCTGGAAGATGAATTGGAAAAGACCGTTGATGAAATGACTTATGCCCATATTCTCAATAATCTGGAGATGAAGCTGGGGCGATTCAACGATTATCTCGAAGTATTCAATCAGGATATGCAGCGAAGCGATACTCCTGTAATTGCCTATATAGCCGAAGATTTAACGGATATGTATCAGGATTTAAAAGACTTTATTTCGTCGTACCGCATTGGTATGACCGAAATAATGAATGATGCATTATCGGAGGTTCAGAGTAACTTCGAATTATATTGGGGACAACGGGCTGTAAATACTTTGCGTGCGCTTCATGCTATTTTGTTTGGCGAAGATGATTTGGATGAAGAAGATGGCGAAGAAGAAGTGCGCGAAGAACGAAAAAAAGATACCTGGTACGATCGATTCCAGCAAGAATGGACCGACGAGGATGAAGAACTTAGATAA
- a CDS encoding ATP-dependent DNA helicase RecQ — protein MDIFTHILKQYWGYTEFRPLQEDIIHSVASGKDTLGLMPTGGGKSLTFQVPGLAKEGVCLVITPLIALMKDQVENLRKRDIKAAAIHSGLTRDEINVTLENCIFGGTKFLYLSPERISTELFLEKLVHMQVSMLAIDEAHCISQWGYDFRPSYLKIAEIREHLPDVPVLALTATATPEVVKDIQQKLHFREENVFEKSFKRDNLAYVVRYSEDKEDQLLKVLQKVPGSAVVYVRNRKKTKEYAELLLKNGISASSFHAGMPQEVKDERQKRWTTGEIRVMVSTNAFGMGIDKPDVRVVVHMDAPDSLEAYFQEAGRAGRDEKKAYALLLWSDNDKARLKRSIPLTFPEKETILNVYNALGNFFQLAVGSGFGMVYDFDMGLFCSTYKMNVMVVYNSLKILQRAGYIEFTEELNLSAKVLFILRRDELYKFQVANEAYDNFIKLLLRSYTGLFTEYVSINEEVLAKRMKVTRQVIYDYLVTLSKLRVIKFIPQRKTPVISYTTSREDAKYIELRKEVYKDRKARYEDRVQSVIEYGSTNHICRSKLLLSYFGQKNVENCGQCDVCQQMKKTHLSVTTFDEIEQAVKKVLKKQALTFEELSLKLEVDETDLQKVIRWLEEYEVIGENEQGQYEWWRQ, from the coding sequence TTCGGTGGCCTCCGGTAAAGATACTCTTGGTTTAATGCCAACAGGTGGGGGTAAGTCATTGACTTTTCAGGTGCCAGGATTGGCTAAAGAAGGTGTTTGTTTGGTAATTACACCATTAATCGCACTGATGAAAGATCAGGTGGAGAATTTGCGTAAGCGAGATATAAAAGCGGCAGCTATTCATTCGGGATTAACACGAGATGAAATAAACGTAACATTAGAGAATTGTATTTTTGGAGGAACCAAGTTTTTGTATCTATCGCCCGAGCGGATTAGTACAGAGTTATTTCTCGAAAAGCTTGTTCATATGCAGGTTTCGATGCTGGCTATTGATGAGGCTCATTGTATTTCGCAATGGGGATACGATTTTCGTCCATCATACCTTAAAATTGCCGAGATAAGGGAGCATCTGCCCGATGTACCTGTGTTGGCTCTTACTGCAACTGCCACACCCGAAGTGGTAAAAGATATTCAGCAAAAACTACATTTTAGAGAAGAGAATGTTTTTGAAAAGAGCTTTAAGCGCGATAATCTGGCATATGTGGTTCGCTATTCCGAGGATAAGGAAGATCAACTTTTGAAAGTATTGCAAAAAGTACCCGGAAGTGCCGTGGTGTATGTACGTAATCGTAAAAAAACCAAAGAATATGCCGAGCTTTTATTGAAAAATGGTATTTCGGCATCTTCGTTTCATGCAGGTATGCCTCAGGAAGTAAAAGATGAGCGACAAAAACGCTGGACAACTGGTGAGATACGTGTAATGGTGTCGACCAATGCCTTTGGTATGGGTATTGATAAACCTGATGTGAGAGTAGTAGTGCATATGGATGCACCCGACTCATTAGAGGCCTATTTTCAGGAAGCGGGGCGTGCCGGACGAGATGAGAAAAAAGCATATGCTTTACTATTATGGTCTGATAATGATAAGGCCCGACTTAAAAGAAGCATTCCCTTAACTTTTCCCGAAAAAGAAACCATCCTTAACGTTTACAATGCCTTGGGTAACTTTTTTCAGTTGGCTGTAGGTAGCGGTTTTGGTATGGTATACGATTTTGATATGGGGCTGTTTTGCAGTACTTATAAAATGAATGTAATGGTTGTTTACAACAGCCTTAAAATTTTGCAACGTGCCGGATACATCGAATTTACCGAGGAATTAAACCTATCGGCAAAAGTCCTATTTATTTTACGGCGCGATGAATTATATAAGTTTCAGGTGGCCAACGAAGCTTACGATAATTTTATCAAACTATTGCTGCGCTCGTACACCGGATTGTTTACCGAGTATGTTTCCATTAACGAAGAAGTGCTGGCCAAACGAATGAAGGTGACCCGTCAGGTGATATACGACTATCTGGTTACCCTGTCAAAGCTAAGGGTAATAAAATTTATTCCTCAACGAAAAACACCGGTAATTAGCTATACCACTTCGCGCGAAGATGCCAAATACATCGAACTGCGAAAAGAAGTGTATAAAGATCGGAAAGCTCGATACGAAGATAGGGTGCAAAGTGTAATTGAGTACGGAAGCACCAATCATATCTGTCGAAGCAAATTATTATTGAGTTATTTTGGACAGAAAAATGTTGAAAACTGTGGGCAGTGCGATGTGTGTCAGCAAATGAAGAAAACGCATTTATCGGTAACTACTTTTGACGAGATAGAGCAAGCGGTAAAGAAAGTGCTCAAGAAACAAGCTCTTACTTTTGAGGAATTATCGCTTAAGTTAGAAGTGGACGAAACCGATCTGCAAAAGGTGATTCGCTGGTTGGAAGAGTATGAGGTAATCGGCGAAAACGAACAGGGACAATACGAATGGTGGCGCCAATAA
- a CDS encoding sodium:alanine symporter family protein → MQELNSFLQLIDSYIGSHFWFVWLLLGTGVFFTIYLKFPQIRYFKYAIRIVQGKYDKEGDVGDTSHFQALTTALSGTVGTGNIAGVALAVHLGGPAALFWMLVTAMIGMTTKFVEVTLSHKYRQKAEDGSIAGGPMYFMRERLNINLPSGKKIMSGKWIAAIFAFATVLSSFGTGNLPQVNSISNSIFATFGLPHVITGFVLAILLGFVIIGGIKRIAKVTSRLVPAMALIYFIGAISVIGMNYQNIWPSIQSIFADIFTGSSATGGFLGATLAFAFNRGVNRGLFSNEAGQGSAPIAHAAARAHEPVSEGMVALLEPFIDTIIICTLTGLTLLASGVWNQKLDNRFQMADLQILQGNTIDDTTIAGKVLLAKHINGEESLPLFTGKMEVEDGKITSDVKLIHARSLAEDVVVKRGKKPFTGKINVKNGIVELKEEHVSMIDRLKAQFSSSTDSHTIVFEGKSLLHSAPLTAVAFTKGWFGQWGKYIVSIGLLLFAFSTAISWSYYGDRAITYLWGSKAVIWYHLVYVIGFFMASFVDTTIIWTLSGITIALMTIPNLIGLLILHREMKDEVKLFWKEYKVRFPEEKGVPVD, encoded by the coding sequence ATGCAAGAACTTAATAGTTTTCTACAATTAATTGATTCTTATATTGGCAGTCACTTCTGGTTTGTTTGGTTACTTTTAGGAACCGGTGTATTCTTTACAATTTATCTTAAATTCCCTCAAATCAGATATTTCAAATATGCAATTCGTATTGTTCAGGGGAAATACGACAAAGAGGGAGATGTGGGTGATACTTCCCATTTTCAGGCCTTAACAACAGCTCTCTCCGGAACGGTTGGAACAGGAAATATTGCAGGTGTAGCATTGGCAGTCCATTTAGGCGGACCAGCAGCCTTATTTTGGATGCTAGTTACCGCTATGATTGGTATGACTACCAAGTTTGTTGAAGTTACTTTATCACACAAATACAGACAGAAAGCCGAAGATGGATCCATTGCCGGAGGGCCTATGTATTTTATGCGCGAGCGCTTGAACATTAATCTTCCATCTGGCAAAAAAATTATGTCGGGTAAATGGATTGCAGCTATTTTTGCCTTTGCTACAGTTCTTTCGTCTTTTGGAACGGGTAACCTTCCTCAGGTAAATAGTATTTCGAACTCAATTTTTGCCACCTTTGGATTACCACATGTGATAACCGGATTTGTATTGGCTATCTTATTGGGCTTTGTGATTATTGGAGGAATAAAACGTATTGCAAAAGTTACTTCACGCCTGGTGCCAGCCATGGCATTAATTTATTTTATTGGTGCCATATCTGTTATAGGTATGAATTATCAGAATATATGGCCATCGATTCAGTCTATTTTTGCTGATATATTTACAGGTTCATCTGCAACGGGTGGATTTTTAGGTGCAACTTTAGCTTTTGCTTTTAATAGAGGTGTTAACAGAGGTTTGTTTTCTAACGAAGCAGGGCAAGGATCAGCTCCTATTGCTCACGCTGCTGCGCGTGCTCACGAACCAGTATCGGAAGGCATGGTGGCTTTATTAGAACCTTTTATTGATACAATCATAATTTGTACACTAACCGGTTTAACTCTTTTGGCTTCGGGAGTATGGAATCAAAAACTGGATAACCGTTTTCAGATGGCGGATTTACAAATTCTGCAGGGAAATACAATTGATGATACAACCATCGCAGGAAAAGTACTTTTGGCTAAACATATTAATGGAGAAGAGTCTTTGCCATTATTTACCGGAAAAATGGAGGTTGAAGATGGAAAAATTACTTCCGATGTAAAGCTAATACACGCTCGTTCTTTAGCTGAAGATGTTGTTGTAAAACGTGGTAAAAAGCCGTTTACTGGAAAAATTAATGTAAAAAACGGCATTGTTGAATTAAAAGAAGAGCATGTTAGTATGATTGACCGTTTGAAGGCTCAATTTTCATCATCAACCGATAGTCATACAATCGTTTTTGAAGGAAAGTCGTTACTACATAGTGCTCCACTTACTGCAGTTGCTTTTACCAAAGGATGGTTTGGGCAATGGGGTAAGTATATTGTATCTATTGGTTTGTTGTTGTTTGCTTTTTCAACAGCCATATCGTGGTCGTATTATGGCGATAGAGCCATTACTTATCTTTGGGGGTCCAAAGCAGTAATCTGGTATCATTTAGTGTATGTTATTGGATTTTTCATGGCTTCATTTGTTGATACTACCATCATCTGGACATTATCGGGTATAACAATTGCATTGATGACCATTCCTAACTTAATCGGATTGTTAATTTTGCATCGTGAAATGAAAGATGAGGTTAAACTTTTCTGGAAAGAATACAAAGTTCGTTTTCCTGAAGAAAAAGGTGTGCCTGTCGATTAA
- a CDS encoding DEAD/DEAH box helicase, with protein MKFKEFDFADELLDGLEAMRFEKATPVQEKTVPIIKEGKDLIACAQTGTGKTAAYLLPVLDKLVRNGHKDINALILVPTRELAIQIDQQMEGFGYFLDVSSTAIYGGNDKEEWNRQKNALTTGADIVIATPGRLIQHLSMGYVNMSTLQHLILDEADRMLDMGFLDDIMQVVTHLPKERQTLMFSATMPPKIRELAKDILHDPEEVNISISKPAEGILQAAYMVYDTQKIPLLNGLLKDKDLPSIIIFSSTKLKVKEIARSLLNNGFNAKAIHSDLEQAEREDVLREFRNRNVQILVATDIIARGIDIEKIDLVINFDVPRDAEDYVHRVGRTARAATQGVAITLINEKEVLEFYRIEQLIETNIYKIPLPPDLGEAPVYNPEDLKKGKKRKGGFKGKNKKNFKKKNNNKS; from the coding sequence TTGAAGTTTAAAGAATTTGATTTTGCCGATGAGTTGCTGGATGGTTTAGAGGCCATGCGTTTTGAAAAAGCAACACCTGTTCAGGAAAAGACCGTTCCTATCATTAAGGAAGGAAAGGATTTGATTGCCTGTGCGCAAACGGGAACAGGAAAAACAGCTGCTTATCTTTTGCCCGTGCTCGATAAGCTGGTGCGTAATGGTCATAAGGATATAAATGCCTTGATTCTGGTTCCTACCCGTGAATTGGCTATTCAAATTGATCAGCAGATGGAAGGCTTTGGTTACTTTCTTGATGTATCGTCAACTGCTATTTATGGAGGAAACGATAAGGAGGAATGGAACCGCCAGAAAAATGCGTTAACCACTGGTGCCGATATTGTGATAGCTACTCCTGGTCGCTTAATTCAGCATTTAAGCATGGGGTATGTCAATATGTCGACCTTGCAACATCTTATTTTGGATGAAGCAGATCGCATGCTCGATATGGGTTTTCTTGATGATATTATGCAGGTGGTAACTCATTTGCCAAAAGAGCGTCAGACTTTGATGTTTTCTGCAACAATGCCACCTAAGATTCGCGAACTGGCGAAAGATATTTTGCACGATCCCGAAGAGGTAAATATTTCTATCAGTAAACCAGCCGAAGGTATTTTGCAGGCTGCTTATATGGTTTACGATACACAAAAAATTCCATTGCTAAACGGATTGTTGAAAGATAAAGATTTGCCTAGCATCATTATATTTTCATCAACCAAGTTAAAGGTGAAGGAAATTGCCCGTTCGCTTCTAAATAATGGCTTTAATGCCAAGGCAATTCATTCCGATCTGGAACAGGCTGAGCGCGAAGATGTGCTGCGTGAATTCCGTAATCGTAATGTACAAATATTGGTAGCTACCGATATTATAGCCCGTGGTATCGATATTGAAAAGATTGATTTGGTTATTAACTTTGATGTACCACGCGATGCTGAAGATTATGTGCACCGTGTTGGACGAACAGCCCGTGCTGCAACTCAGGGGGTTGCTATAACCTTAATTAACGAAAAAGAAGTATTGGAGTTTTATCGCATTGAGCAGTTAATTGAAACCAATATTTACAAAATTCCTTTGCCACCCGATTTAGGAGAAGCGCCTGTTTATAATCCAGAAGATTTGAAAAAAGGGAAAAAACGTAAGGGCGGTTTCAAAGGAAAAAATAAAAAGAACTTCAAAAAGAAGAACAATAATAAATCGTAA
- a CDS encoding class I SAM-dependent rRNA methyltransferase → MAKLPKLVLKPGKEHSLHRYHPWVFSGAIKKIKGELIEGDVVEVLDSNENFLAIGHSIIGSISVRILTFEQEEINYQFWKDKIQKAFDLRKSVGLIDNENTNAFRLVHAEGDYLPGLIIDFYNGTAVVQMHTVGMYRIEETIIKALQEVMGDRLKSVFSKSEGTLPYKAHVTAVNRYVFGNKTEKVALENGLKFHVDWEKGQKTGFFVDQRNNRSLLEKYSKGREVLNMFCYTGGFSFYAMRGGAKLVHSVDSSERAIYITNNNVELNFPGDPRHESYAEDAFKFLGGIKNKYDLIVLDPPAFAKHQNVVKNAIQGYRRLNAKAIEQIRSGGIIFTFSCSQVISKEQFRTMVFSAAAKTNRKVRILQQLTQPVDHPVDIYHPEGEYLKGLVIYVE, encoded by the coding sequence ATGGCGAAGTTGCCAAAGTTAGTTTTAAAGCCAGGTAAAGAGCATAGTCTACATCGATATCACCCATGGGTATTCTCAGGTGCCATCAAAAAGATAAAAGGTGAGTTGATCGAAGGCGATGTGGTGGAAGTACTGGATAGCAATGAAAATTTTTTGGCCATCGGTCATTCAATCATTGGATCTATCTCGGTTCGTATCTTAACATTCGAACAAGAAGAAATCAACTATCAGTTTTGGAAAGATAAGATTCAAAAGGCATTTGATCTTCGTAAATCGGTTGGATTGATTGATAACGAAAATACCAATGCTTTTCGTTTGGTGCATGCCGAAGGAGATTATTTGCCTGGTTTGATAATCGATTTTTATAATGGAACAGCTGTTGTGCAAATGCATACAGTGGGTATGTATCGCATTGAAGAAACCATTATTAAGGCTTTACAGGAGGTGATGGGCGATAGGTTAAAATCGGTTTTTAGTAAATCGGAAGGAACCTTGCCATACAAAGCACATGTAACAGCTGTTAATAGATATGTATTTGGTAATAAAACCGAGAAAGTAGCGCTCGAAAATGGTTTGAAATTTCATGTTGATTGGGAAAAAGGACAGAAGACTGGTTTCTTTGTCGATCAGCGCAATAACCGTTCGTTACTCGAAAAATATAGTAAAGGCCGCGAGGTGTTAAACATGTTTTGTTACACAGGAGGATTTTCGTTCTATGCCATGAGGGGTGGAGCTAAATTAGTTCACTCTGTAGATAGTTCGGAGCGTGCCATTTATATTACAAATAATAATGTGGAGCTTAACTTCCCGGGAGATCCTCGTCACGAGTCTTATGCCGAAGATGCATTTAAATTTCTGGGAGGCATCAAAAATAAATACGACCTTATCGTTCTTGATCCACCGGCATTTGCCAAGCATCAGAATGTAGTGAAAAATGCCATACAGGGTTATCGTCGCTTAAATGCCAAAGCCATTGAGCAGATTCGATCGGGTGGTATTATCTTTACTTTCTCGTGTTCGCAGGTAATCAGTAAGGAGCAATTTCGTACAATGGTTTTTTCTGCAGCAGCAAAGACCAACCGGAAAGTTCGTATATTGCAACAATTAACTCAGCCTGTTGATCATCCGGTGGATATTTATCATCCCGAAGGTGAATATTTGAAAGGGCTGGTTATTTATGTAGAATAG
- a CDS encoding 3'-5' exonuclease produces MQKTISKEALSELPLQHFEGDVVVVEDETKIEELVRELEQHSVIGFDTETKPSFQKGKSNKVALLQLATSEQGYLFRLNKTGFHPALIRLMENPEIAKIGVGIRDDLRGLQRLAPMKHAGFVELQDYVKQVGIEDTSLRKLAGLVMHIRVSKRQRLSNWEAPHLSPSQVIYAATDAWVAIELYHKLTAMFPENKVQTISIG; encoded by the coding sequence ATGCAGAAAACCATTTCGAAGGAAGCACTGAGCGAACTTCCATTACAGCATTTTGAAGGTGATGTAGTGGTGGTTGAAGACGAAACAAAGATTGAAGAGCTGGTGCGTGAATTGGAGCAACATTCCGTTATAGGTTTTGATACCGAAACAAAACCCTCGTTTCAAAAGGGTAAGTCAAATAAAGTAGCACTTTTACAATTGGCCACATCTGAGCAGGGATACCTGTTTCGCTTGAATAAAACGGGTTTTCATCCAGCATTAATTCGTTTAATGGAAAACCCCGAGATAGCAAAAATAGGCGTAGGCATCAGAGATGATTTAAGAGGCTTGCAGCGTTTAGCTCCTATGAAGCATGCCGGATTTGTTGAATTGCAGGATTATGTGAAGCAAGTAGGTATAGAAGATACCAGTCTGCGTAAATTAGCCGGTTTAGTAATGCATATAAGAGTGAGTAAGCGTCAGCGTTTATCAAATTGGGAAGCGCCGCACTTATCACCCAGTCAGGTTATTTATGCAGCTACCGATGCATGGGTAGCCATCGAGCTTTATCATAAGCTTACGGCTATGTTTCCCGAAAACAAAGTACAAACAATAAGTATTGGATAA
- a CDS encoding HAMP domain-containing sensor histidine kinase — translation MQKPNREQFRNIFKDDAVWGEQKVIRFRWFLILVILVFVGYIFSTGNEERALYSLLLSSIYIFYNSALNFLLKKFGNATWIRFLSATFDISILSLHIFNYSYFFQPIAVTTAASIFLYPILILLAVLRYDGRLVIFSTLYSILCFNLIYFIRLPHINPELIAQVPSTDWAGQIYKSTYLLIMGYFLLGIPEMIKRLVNKQLISVEQQNSVKIALALEKQKGDIAKIQLKKEKILNKKLEEHQETIESQKKNLEDAIEIKNKLFSIIGHDLKSPFAAQTSIVDLILADYKSYNNEDIITIFKSIKRSSHQGLELLENILDWSKQQNNLIKPRTHSVNVKESVDTTINLLNNNINHKRIRIQTYINPTTQILADQDILNTILRNILSNAIKFSHVDGSIRISTREKGDRLFIEIDDDGVGISQKQLDSIFEPCQKVSSRGTQNEPGTGLGLYICSDLAKMMHADISVESEEGKGSTFSISFPAFIVPVN, via the coding sequence ATGCAAAAACCTAACAGAGAACAATTCCGCAATATTTTTAAAGACGATGCGGTATGGGGTGAACAAAAAGTGATTCGTTTCAGGTGGTTTCTGATACTTGTTATTCTTGTATTTGTTGGATATATTTTTTCAACAGGCAATGAAGAGAGGGCTCTATATTCTTTACTACTATCCAGCATTTATATCTTTTATAACTCAGCGCTCAATTTTCTACTAAAGAAGTTTGGAAATGCTACATGGATACGCTTTTTATCTGCCACATTCGATATCTCAATATTATCGCTACATATTTTTAATTACTCTTATTTCTTTCAACCAATAGCAGTTACTACGGCAGCATCCATTTTCTTATATCCAATATTAATTTTGTTAGCAGTATTAAGGTACGATGGAAGGCTAGTAATATTTTCTACACTGTATTCGATATTATGCTTTAATCTTATATACTTTATCCGATTACCACATATCAATCCTGAATTAATTGCTCAGGTTCCATCTACAGATTGGGCTGGTCAGATTTACAAAAGTACATACCTTCTTATAATGGGTTACTTTTTATTAGGTATACCAGAAATGATCAAACGCCTTGTTAATAAACAGCTCATTAGCGTTGAACAACAAAACTCGGTTAAAATTGCCCTGGCTTTGGAAAAACAAAAAGGTGATATTGCTAAAATTCAGCTTAAAAAAGAAAAAATACTTAACAAAAAGCTGGAAGAACACCAGGAAACAATTGAATCACAAAAAAAGAATCTCGAAGATGCAATTGAAATAAAAAATAAACTCTTCAGTATTATTGGACACGACTTAAAATCACCTTTTGCAGCTCAAACTTCTATTGTTGATTTAATTCTGGCCGATTATAAATCCTATAATAATGAAGATATTATTACGATTTTCAAATCGATTAAACGCTCGTCTCATCAAGGATTAGAGTTACTTGAAAACATACTTGACTGGTCAAAGCAACAGAATAATCTTATTAAACCACGTACTCATTCTGTTAATGTGAAAGAATCGGTTGACACAACCATCAACCTTTTAAATAACAATATAAACCACAAACGAATCCGTATTCAAACCTATATTAATCCAACAACTCAAATTCTGGCTGATCAGGATATTCTCAACACAATATTGAGAAACATTTTATCCAATGCCATTAAATTTTCACATGTTGATGGCTCTATCCGTATAAGCACAAGAGAAAAAGGGGATCGATTATTTATTGAAATTGATGATGATGGTGTTGGAATAAGTCAGAAACAATTGGATAGCATTTTTGAACCTTGTCAAAAAGTGTCTTCGCGAGGGACTCAAAACGAGCCAGGAACAGGTTTGGGGCTATACATATGCAGCGATTTGGCAAAAATGATGCATGCCGATATATCTGTTGAAAGTGAAGAAGGAAAAGGCAGTACTTTCTCTATTTCATTTCCTGCCTTTATAGTACCTGTTAATTAG